In one Myotis daubentonii chromosome 1, mMyoDau2.1, whole genome shotgun sequence genomic region, the following are encoded:
- the BMP4 gene encoding bone morphogenetic protein 4 isoform X2, translating to MREGRAGGREGRSAEPGPEARSRSVVPSRATRCSSSSEPFQQVCSRLAVKNHGLLLYALFSVILLGGASHASLIPETGKKKVAEIQSHAGGRRSGQSHELLRDFEATLLQMFGLRRRPQPSKSAVIPEYMRDLYRLQSGEEEEEEQIHSIALEYPERPASRANTVRSFHHEEHLENIPGTSENSAFRFLFNLSSIPENEVISSAELRLFREQVDQGPDWEQGFHRINIYEVMKPPAELVSGHLITRLLDTRLVHHNVTRWETFDVSPAVLRWTQEKQPNYGLAIEVTHLHQTRTHQGQHVRISRSLPQGSGDWAQLRPLLVTFGHDGRGHVLTRRRRAKRSPKHHPQRARKKSKNCRRHSLYVDFSDVGWNDWIVAPPGYQAFYCHGDCPFPLADHLNSTNHAIVQTLVNSVNSSIPKACCVPTELSAISMLYLDEYDKVVLKNYQEMVVEGCGCR from the exons atgcgagagggcagagcaggagggagggagggaaggagtgcGGAACCCGGCCCGGAAGCTAG GAGCCGTTCCGTAGTGCCATCCAGAGCAACGCGCTGCAGCAGCTCCTCTGAGCCTTTCCAGCAAGTTTGTTCCAGATTGGCTGTCAAGAATCATGGACTGTTATTATATGCCTTGTTTTCTGTCA TCCTGCTAGGAGGCGCGAGCCATGCTAGTTTGATACCTGAGACGGGGAAGAAAAAAGTCGCCGAGATTCAGAGCCACGCGGGAGGACGCCGCTCAGGGCAGAGCCATGAGCTCCTGCGGGACTTCGAGGCTACACTTCTGCAGATGTTCGGGCTGCGCCGCCGCCCGCAGCCTAGCAAAAGCGCCGTCATCCCGGAATACATGCGGGATCTTTACCGGCTCCagtctggggaggaggaggaggaagagcagatCCACAGCATCGCTCTGGAGTACCCTGAGCGCCCCGCTAGTCGGGCCAACACCGTGAGGAGCTTCCACCACGAAG AACATCTGGAGAACATCCCAGGGACCAGCGAAAACTCTGCTTTTCGTTTCCTCTTTAACCTCAGCAGCATCCCAGAGAATGAGGTGATCTCGTCCGCAGAACTTCGACTTTTCCGGGAGCAGGTGGACCAGGGCCCTGATTGGGAGCAGGGCTTCcacagaataaatatttatgaggTTATGAAGCCCCCGGCAGAACTGGTGTCTGGGCACCTCATCACACGACTACTGGACACGAGACTGGTCCACCACAATGTGACACGGTGGGAAACTTTTGATGTGAGCCCTGCAGTCCTTCGCTGGACCCAGGAGAAGCAGCCAAACTATGGGCTGGCCATTGAGGTGACTCACCTCCATCAGACACGGACCCACCAGGGCCAGCACGTCAGGATTAGCCGATCGTTACCTCAAGGGAGTGGGGATTGGGCCCAGCTCCGGCCACTCCTGGTCACCTTTGGCCATGATGGCCGGGGACATGTCTTGACCCGACGGAGGAGGGCCAAGCGTAGCCCCAAGCATCACCCACAGCGGGCCCGGAAGAAGAGTAAGAACTGCCGACGCCACTCGCTCTATGTGGACTTCAGTGATGTGGGCTGGAATGACTGGATTGTGGCCCCACCAGGCTACCAGGCCTTCTACTGCCATGGGGACTGCCCCTTTCCACTGGCTGACCACCTCAACTCAACCAACCACGCCATTGTGCAGACCCTGGTCAACTCTGTCAATTCCAGTATCCCCAAAGCCTGTTGTGTTCCCACTGAACTGAGTGCCATCTCCATGCTGTACCTGGATGAGTATGACAAGGTGGTACTGAAAAATTATCAGGAGATGGTAGTAGAGGGATGTGGGTGCCGCTGA
- the BMP4 gene encoding bone morphogenetic protein 4 isoform X1: MIPGNRMLMVVLLCQVLLGGASHASLIPETGKKKVAEIQSHAGGRRSGQSHELLRDFEATLLQMFGLRRRPQPSKSAVIPEYMRDLYRLQSGEEEEEEQIHSIALEYPERPASRANTVRSFHHEEHLENIPGTSENSAFRFLFNLSSIPENEVISSAELRLFREQVDQGPDWEQGFHRINIYEVMKPPAELVSGHLITRLLDTRLVHHNVTRWETFDVSPAVLRWTQEKQPNYGLAIEVTHLHQTRTHQGQHVRISRSLPQGSGDWAQLRPLLVTFGHDGRGHVLTRRRRAKRSPKHHPQRARKKSKNCRRHSLYVDFSDVGWNDWIVAPPGYQAFYCHGDCPFPLADHLNSTNHAIVQTLVNSVNSSIPKACCVPTELSAISMLYLDEYDKVVLKNYQEMVVEGCGCR; encoded by the exons ATGATTCCTGGTAACCGAATGCTGATGGTCGTTTTATTATGCCAAGTCCTGCTAGGAGGCGCGAGCCATGCTAGTTTGATACCTGAGACGGGGAAGAAAAAAGTCGCCGAGATTCAGAGCCACGCGGGAGGACGCCGCTCAGGGCAGAGCCATGAGCTCCTGCGGGACTTCGAGGCTACACTTCTGCAGATGTTCGGGCTGCGCCGCCGCCCGCAGCCTAGCAAAAGCGCCGTCATCCCGGAATACATGCGGGATCTTTACCGGCTCCagtctggggaggaggaggaggaagagcagatCCACAGCATCGCTCTGGAGTACCCTGAGCGCCCCGCTAGTCGGGCCAACACCGTGAGGAGCTTCCACCACGAAG AACATCTGGAGAACATCCCAGGGACCAGCGAAAACTCTGCTTTTCGTTTCCTCTTTAACCTCAGCAGCATCCCAGAGAATGAGGTGATCTCGTCCGCAGAACTTCGACTTTTCCGGGAGCAGGTGGACCAGGGCCCTGATTGGGAGCAGGGCTTCcacagaataaatatttatgaggTTATGAAGCCCCCGGCAGAACTGGTGTCTGGGCACCTCATCACACGACTACTGGACACGAGACTGGTCCACCACAATGTGACACGGTGGGAAACTTTTGATGTGAGCCCTGCAGTCCTTCGCTGGACCCAGGAGAAGCAGCCAAACTATGGGCTGGCCATTGAGGTGACTCACCTCCATCAGACACGGACCCACCAGGGCCAGCACGTCAGGATTAGCCGATCGTTACCTCAAGGGAGTGGGGATTGGGCCCAGCTCCGGCCACTCCTGGTCACCTTTGGCCATGATGGCCGGGGACATGTCTTGACCCGACGGAGGAGGGCCAAGCGTAGCCCCAAGCATCACCCACAGCGGGCCCGGAAGAAGAGTAAGAACTGCCGACGCCACTCGCTCTATGTGGACTTCAGTGATGTGGGCTGGAATGACTGGATTGTGGCCCCACCAGGCTACCAGGCCTTCTACTGCCATGGGGACTGCCCCTTTCCACTGGCTGACCACCTCAACTCAACCAACCACGCCATTGTGCAGACCCTGGTCAACTCTGTCAATTCCAGTATCCCCAAAGCCTGTTGTGTTCCCACTGAACTGAGTGCCATCTCCATGCTGTACCTGGATGAGTATGACAAGGTGGTACTGAAAAATTATCAGGAGATGGTAGTAGAGGGATGTGGGTGCCGCTGA